The Dioscorea cayenensis subsp. rotundata cultivar TDr96_F1 chromosome 7, TDr96_F1_v2_PseudoChromosome.rev07_lg8_w22 25.fasta, whole genome shotgun sequence genome includes a region encoding these proteins:
- the LOC120265528 gene encoding probable glutathione S-transferase: MERSVKLHGHWASLFVHRVQLALHLKGVKYEFIEEDLDNKSSSLLLYNPVYKKVPVLVHGDCPVAESLVILRYVDDVWKDNPIMPVDDPYERAMVSFWCHFVDNKLFKSFGAAIRASGEEQAKAIEEFHQNLMFLEQKLAEKGSKFFGGEKIDMLDIVIGCGSHWFKAVEELSGLKLIDPILFPHFLEWKQNFIESQEVKEVIPPFEKLTDYAKSIYKKILGHDNN, from the exons ATGGAGAGATCAGTGAAGTTGCATGGGCACTGGGCTAGTCTTTTTGTACATAGAGTTCAACTGGCTCTTCATTTGAAAGGTGTAAAGTATGAGTTCATAGAGGAGGACCTTGACAATAAGAGCTCTTCTCTCTTGTTGTACAACCCTGTGTATAAGAAGGTTCCTGTTCTTGTTCATGGGGACTGCCCTGTAGCTGAGTCCTTAGTCATCCTTCGGTATGTAGATGATGTTTGGAAAGACAACCCTATTATGCCTGTTGATGATCCTTATGAACGTGCCATGGTCTCCTTTTGGTGTCACTTTGTTGATAATAAG TTGTTTAAATCCTTTGGAGCAGCGATTAGAGCATCAGGTGAAGAACAAGCAAAGGCCATTGAAGAGTTTCATCAAAACTTAATGTTTTTGGAGCAAAAGCTTGCTGAAAAggggagtaaattttttggggGTGAAAAAATTGATATGCTTGACATTGTTATTGGATGTGGTTCTCACTGGTTCAAAGCAGTTGAAGAGTTATCAGGACTGAAGCTCATTGATCCCATTTTGTTCCCTCACTTCCTTGAATGGAAGCAGAATTTTATTGAAAGTCAGGAAGTGAAGGAAGTCATCCCTCCTTTTGAAAAACTCACTGACTATGCCAAAAGCATTTACAAGAAAATTTTGGGCCATgataacaattaa